Proteins found in one Apostichopus japonicus isolate 1M-3 chromosome 16, ASM3797524v1, whole genome shotgun sequence genomic segment:
- the LOC139982881 gene encoding U2 small nuclear ribonucleoprotein B''-like, producing MEIQPNFSIYINNLNEKVKKDELKKSLYAIFSQFGTILDIVAMKSLKMKGQAFVVFRDVPSATNALRSMQGFPFYDKPMRIQYAKSTSDAIAKLQGTFVPREKKIPEKRKPEPEPAPAPLTKKGRKAAAQAAAAAAAAAQQPQVPAAPPVGMVPPLMGQMPPGLPAGMMNQPPPNMQQMPVIPAPDVPNSILFLTNLPEETSQVMLEVLFKQFDGFKEVRLVPNRHDIAFVEFVNEGQAGKAKDSLQGFKITPTNPLTIAFAKK from the exons ATGGAGATTCAACCAAACTTCTCAATCTACATCAATAATCTAAATGAAAAAGTGAAGAAAGATG AACTGAAGAAGTCTCTTTATGCAATTTTCTCTCAATTTGGCACCATCTTGGACATAGTAGCGATGAAGTCACTGAAAATGAAGGGACAAGCATTTGTCGTCTTTCGTGACGTTCCCAGCGCAACGAATGCCCTGCGGTCTATGCAGGGGTTCCCATTCTATGATAAGCCAATG AGGATACAATACGCCAAATCCACATCTGATGCCATCGCTAAGCTGCAAGGAACCTTTGTAcccagagaaaagaaaataccaGAGAAGAGAAAGCCAGAACCGGAGCCAG CTCCTGCTCCACTCACAAAGAAAGGTCGTAAGGCTGCAGCCCAGGCAGCTGCTGCGGCAGCAGCTGCAGCTCAGCAGCCACAGGTACCAGCCGCCCCGCCAGTGGGCATGGTGCCCCCACTTATGGGACAGATGCCTCCTGGTTTGCCCGCCGGGATGATGAACCAACCTCCTCCAAATATGCAACAGATGCCAGTCATTCCTG cTCCAGATGTCCCCAACTCCATTCTCTTCTTAACGAACCTGCCGGAGGAAACATCACAAGTTATGTTAGAGGTGCTCTTCAAACA GTTCGATGGCTTCAAGGAAGTTCGTCTCGTTCCCAACAGACACGACATCGCCTTTGTGGAATTTGTCAACGAAGGTCAAGCGGGCAAGGCCAAAGACTCCCTGCAGGGTTTTAAGATCACCCCTACTAACCCGCTCACGATAGCCTTTGCCAAGAAATAG
- the LOC139982883 gene encoding large ribosomal subunit protein eL32-like — MAIVKPIQTVRIVKKRRKRFRRHQSDRFMRVKPSWRKPKGIDNRVRRRFKGMMRMPNIGYGSNKKTRHLLPNGFKKFVVRNKRELEMLMMNNRKFCAEIFHGVSARKRKEIVERAQQLAILVTNRHARLRGEEHE, encoded by the exons ATGGCTATCGTCAAGCCAATCCAGACTGTGAGGATAGTCAAGAAGAGGAGAAAGAGGTTCAGGAGGCATCAGAGTGACAGGTTTATGCGTGTCAAG CCAAGCTGGAGAAAACCAAAGGGTATCGACAACAGAGTCCGGCGTAGGTTCAAGGGTATGATGAGGATGCCAAACATTGGTTATGGTAGCAACAAAAAGACCAGACATCTGTTACCCAACGGGTTCAAGAAGTTTGTTGTCCGTAACAAAAGG GAGCTTGAAATGCTGATGatgaacaacagaaaattcTGCGCCGAAATATTCCATGGTGTGTCTGCCAGGAAACGTAAGGAAATCGTAGAGAGGGCCCAGCAGTTGGCCATCCTCGTAACTAATCGTCACGCTAGGCTGAGAGGAGAAGAACACGAGTAG